The genome window ctccacaaactttgtgagcagggaggaatcaccagtcatgtgcctggagcatccactatccaagtaccacaaattcttcttgtggtttccctgcacacatttcacaaacagatcaagttgattttggtacccaaattgctttgggtccagatttgttagtcttagcaaccttttccaccttctcaaccttttccttggattgaataggttcaatctttggttttggttgagaaactggaatatcaactttgttttcaaacacaggcctttgaggcatgcatacattgttcattccatgcaagtttgaatgaaattgaggcatgttaaaggcattgaaataaggattgaacatatatggcatgttaggctgagaataaggattgtgaggcaataaaccaggcatcatattcatagcagataaattcatgtgaggaacagatgtcataggaataggcaaagacaaattaggagcaatcacagttttacaattagcagataaatgatttacactaccacacttactgcaggttttcctaagagcactagcatggggagtgtaattggtgtgcttgttaactcctattttgccatttctatttcctttcttctttttagtctcctcagatttatgctcactagtatccaacttcttcttgttcttgttactagaatgaagagtgttattaacactatcactggtctcagaagaactattctcacctttaacaaaattctttttaacaggaccatatttcttgttaagcttcttgagaacattcttgtcaactgatgagtttttgttcaactgatgactctcatcagttgagactttgttcttcaactgatgatcatcatcagtattctcatcacctgaactgttctcagatatcttaagcactttcttattcctcttccattcattctccacaaaggtttctctgccttgcatgttaatgatattggtggaaacatctctaccagatttccatttggcaatgatctcttgttccttatcaagctgctttcttatgacctcttctctcttcagaacaaccaagagatcatccttggctgtctgacactcaatcttcagcttctcaaattcaataaattgagcttctaaggcactgtttctatcactaagaaaggtgttagcttccttaattctactgttttccttagtaagagattttaaagaaacatgcaaatgatacagttcagtagacatttcattaatggtagcattgcattcatctttagttaactcaactaggtttgtagtgaatacctgactactgcttccagtgttttcttcttgatctgtggagttggccattagagctagattgacaaactcctcctcttcatcagaatcatctccagctgcccaatcatcctttgtgatgaatgctctttccttttgtttgagaagttcataatatttctttttgtagtcaatgttttcacttgacttcttctcaactttaggctttctgcactcatttgcaaagtgacctgcattcccacagttgaagcacttgaattttgatctgtctaccatgcttctatcagacttgggattgcctttaaaagattttgcagaattaaaattctttttgaatttcagtttggagaatcttcttgacaagaaggctagatgctcatcaattccatcactttcttcaccagagtcagctacttctttctcctttcttcttcctttgcttgactctgagctctcctctttgaccaacttctcagtttcttcaacttgagactttcccttgtccttgacagtgtcctccagagatgcaactagagccacagatgaatgccctttcttttggcttttctcaatctcttcatcttgttccatttcaagctcataagtctttaaggttccatacagtctctctagagtatagtctttaaactcttgtgtgtttctgagagagactgtcatgggtttccattctttgggaagagctcttaagaatttcaggtttgaatccttaacttgatatactcttccaaagagctttagaccatttaacagtttttgaaatctgttaaatgtatcactcaaactttcaccagccttgaaatggaatgactcatattgttgaatcagaagctgcattttgttctctcttacttgctcattcccttcacagatggtcctgatggtgtcccaaacttctttggcacttgtgcagctaataacactatcaatcatttcttgatccaaaccattgaacagaaggttcatggttttcttgtccttgtgcacctcctcagtatcttcttgagaatattcatggacaggttttggaatcatcttacctaccatgtcttcaccatcagctcccatgcttgtgcagaccttcatggggacatgaggtcctttttcaatgcagttcacatagctttcatcaatggacaacagatgcagatgcattctcactttccagtgaaaatagttgtctttgtcaataacaggaatcttcactccagcatccttctttcccatctttctctagcagtgttgatctttttccctgtttgttgggaacctcgctctgataccaattgttattttacaccaactatgagaaagattgtagaaggggggggttgaatacaatcttttacaaatttaaaagattcaaggatgatacactaaaacacagtaaacagaaaaacaccaagtattaaaaatacgggtggattgaatgatccacccgtgagattttatatagaagaatctgtggattgtttacaattcgcacagctgctggttcatcactcaacaagttctaactctcagatttttctctcaagtaattttaacaagttcaactgatgctactaacttggttatatactccaagttttacaaagcttctagctagaatacaaaatgcactctaatctaaaaacaatgctgcacaactttgtcttatgcatgctttctgagatgtcttcatctttgaccatcatcttgatttgatccagattgcactgcatgagataagtatgtttctgcttcttctttattttcctaattaggcttccatgtctattttagtgtaattcgatccatgtgatttgtcagacttaagctctagtcactttcaactgctctttgcttcatcagttgaaagttctggttactttcaactgctcttgacttcatcagttgaatgcccggctcatcagttgaatgaattacaaacttcatcagttgaatgctgttccagtctcatcagttgaattcctcagcatcatcagttgaacactttgtcttcagttgaatgcttgattttcatcagttgaaacatcatccagtcttcatcagttgaatagttacatctcatcagttgaatatccttcacttagataaaattacatggcattggatatttacaattagccatcctattctacccatccgttgataattcccaaagacaagaaacataacaattacaactgaaatttgataaaggttctaagtaagacatgttacaaaatgtttatgttatcatcaaaaattattgattcctaacaaagtATTTAAATGATAGATCAATTAAAAATAGAAGAGAGGaaaacatttttaattaaatattaattagtttctagtttatttttgattaattttaccaattaatttttaattttaaatcaatttccAGTTTATTTTTGATTTCCGGTCGGTAGACAAACAAACATAGAATTATTTTAAGTTCCGACTCTAAGGTGATGTTTGTTTACGACTTAAAAGCCCAGCTCGTGAGTTTATAAGTTACAAACATTTATTCGTACTACTTGTgtagaagcacttataaaaaattaagaatgctaacttttgtttcaggactgaTGCTAATTTCCCAAACACTTGTCTTATCTTGTTTctaacttttactccactattttattttaagtaagaagtacttattttaaatttatctaaaagGAAAACAGGTTTTCGAGCATTTCTAACTTAACATATGTATCTTTATTTCTAATTGATTCAAATTTGATCAGAGTCGTAGAAAGACCAAAATGTGTCCAGGTACATTATTAACTGAGAAAAGAATAGTTAAAATACTCATCACACCATACAGCATTATCACATttcgaataaaatatatttaataaattctaTCAAATTTCAGATAATTgacattaatataatattgtctTGCCGGTATTTGATTCGTACGACTAATGGGTTGGTAGATGTAAAATAAGAAATTGGTATATTCCAAAAGAAATAGTAAATAAATGATATCGGcatgtaatattttataaatgtatttaattgatattttattagatttaatatatttataaattttgatatattatatctgATATGATTTTAGCAAATTCTCATTAAAATGTCATAAAATTGATGagaatgtttaaaatttaaatacaataTCTCAAAATTTCATGAATTCTGGTGAgatttcaaatatcttaaaatacaatGATCAATCCTCTGATATTTGTCATTAAATTTCAAGATACTATCAAactttaatagattattataaataatctgaatgaaatatcatcagattatatagtataatttaaaatcttaactgAATATcacaagattttataatataattaaaaattttaattgaatattcaGAGATTTTGATATGTTTTCTAAAATCTGAATCGAATATTCCCaaatttcataataattaaaaatcctTTAATATCTAATTCAATGCACCCCATTTATTATTACAGCTTGCGAGTGTGTATAAATTGGGACATTAGACAAAGACTCGAAGTGCATTACAAGGTCAAACACATTTCTACACACACAGAGATTGTAATAATATTTCCTCTCTCTCAAACAAGAAGAAATGGCTCCGATTGCAGTTGGTGCTTCCATTCCCGACGGAACTCTCGCTTACTTTGACGAGTATGATCAGCTTCAGGAGGTCTCCGTTCACTCCCTTGCTGCTGGTAAGAAGGTTGTCCTCTTTGGCGTTCCTGGTGCTTTCACTCCTACTTGCAggttcatctctctctctctctctcccccctcctctccctctctctctctctctctccctctctctctccccctctccctctccccccccccttctCCCTCTtaaataattgattaattatgtaTTTGAGATTATTTTGACCTAATCGTGTGAGTATGATGTCCAATTAACTTCAATTCACATATTATACTTTCATACACatgttatatgaattttattttgataattgtTGTTTGGATCTGTGAAAGTGTGAAGCATGTGCCTGGATTTATTGAGAAAGCTGAGGAATTCAAGGCTAAGGGTGTCAGTGAGATCTTGTTGATCAGTGGTATGAACTTTTCGTTCTTGAGCTTTGACCATAGCTAATtgttttcttaattattttacttttgattttGCTGGATATATAATTGTGAGTGTTTGCCTTTTGTGATCAATGTCGAAGGGTTTGCAATACTGAATAAATGTAAACATCGAGGATTATAAGACTATTAGAGGCGTATGTTgcagtgattttaattttattttctgcaTACCTATGTTGTGGTCATCCTTATGAATAATTTTGGTTGTCGTGGTCTATCTTTGTCGTTCCTTGGTTTAAGGAGTGAATGTATGGTATATTTACCCCCTAATTGTTGGGGAAGGGCAATTATAATGGAGAAATGTGTTTTTATTGCAGTTAATGATCCATTTGTGATGAAGGCATGGGCAAAGACTTACCCAGACACCAAGTTTGTTAAGTTCCTGGCTGATGGATCCGGCAAATACACTCATGCTCTTGGCCTCGAGCTTGACCTTACTGAGAAAGGGCTCGGTGTTCGTTCTCGCAGGTTCGCTGCGGTAGTTGATGATCTCAAGGTTCAGACTATTAACATCGAAGCTGGGGGAGAATTCACTGTTTCTGGCGCAGAGGATCTTCTCAAGACTCTTTAAATTGTCAATCCTTGTTTGCTTAATGCTGAATTCTTTTTAAGAATCAGTACTAGTCTCCTTTTATTTTCGCGAAATCTGGATTGTCTCAACTTTATTTGAGATATTAATAATGGTTTATGGATATTTTATGGCTTCATCTTTAAATGTTCTTCCCATATTATTGACTGCTTTCCAttaatcttcagcttttgccaTAAAATACAAGGAAAGGTTCTATATTTGTTTGTAATCCTTAATTTCCttaaaaatttcatgaaaatctTGTCTATTTTGCGGAATAAATCTTTCTCATTAAAAGATACTTATACGGTTATATGACTAAGGTTCGGTTCGGCTGAATATGAACTCGAGCAACTTGGCTCGGTCAATATTCGACTAGCCAGTCTGCCGGTCGATAAGCAACAGCTCTTTAGTATATATAAGAAGGTTGAAAGATCCATAGAGCTGCTAAAGCACAAAAGCGTATATACAATTGGCTAGCAAACAAGAATTGCTCTTAGATAATGCAATCCTGCTTTTGATGTTAATGAGAATGTCTTGGAGAAGATTATGTGCTCTGGATATGCCTTTGTGTGCACTAATTAAAGAATCAATAGTGTACAAGAGCCTGCCATGAATCCAATTGGAATGGGGGAAGATTGGGATACATTTGGATACAGGAGATCTTTAAAGCTTTTGGATAATTGCAAAGTCAAATCTTTAAAGCTTGTTTCACCCAGACATGTACTATTTTCTGTGgaactaatataatatattttattataacaacttgaattaataatattttagtatcACATTTGAATATGTTTTGGCCCccataaaattattgtttttaatttttttgaattaaactattttttacttatttttattcaaaaaaaagtatagaaaacaataattttaagagTTCCTTTAAAACATGTTAAAATGTatgtaaaaaatcaagagtaatataataaaaagtgTACTTAAAATACTCATTCTCATTTCTTAGTCCGATTCCAGCACTCTTGatctattattttgatattgtaATCTAACCGaaccaaatcaaaattaaacGGTTTAATTCGGTCTGTTACAAATTTAAACGATCATTTTATCGAGTTCTCGATAGACAAAGTCACTATAGTCGAGAAAGCACTGACTGTTGAATATTGTGCAAGTTTGTTGCATTTTAATGCTGAGGGACAGAGGGTTTTGATGATTTAGTCAATTGATGGAACTAAATGACTTTGGTTGTAAACTTGTACTTAAATACTGCGATCTTCGTGAGCTATAAAGAACTGAGAAAAATGTCCACATTCCTGAGGCTAATGCTAACCGCGATAACCTTGTTCCTGCAACATGATCATGTAGCTGTTTCATCGTCATATAATGCATCAGCTACTGAACATTTGAGTCCTGCCTTGCAAAAGCTTGCTCTGCATCAGTTCAAGCTTAGCCTGACAATAAATAGTCAGGCTTCTCCTTTGAAAGATTGTAGAACATATTTTGGTATTGCTCCGAATCCAAAGATGAGGAACTGGAGCCTGAGCTCTGATTGCTGCTTGTGGGAGAGAGTGCGCTGTAATCTGCTGACAAGGGGCTTGACTTGAGTTGTAGCCAGCTCGTAGGAGCAATCCCTCCCAACAGCACTCTCTTCCAGCTTTCTCATTGTTGgaagtttgtcattttgagcacaaatttgagtgaggctcggctacgtgctcgtggcgggttatgcttggattatgttctcctccgagagagctttccaatgcatgtttattcactcaaaacgactaaggaatggatgagttatgatgatccaaagttgcttccttggtagtggaaaaaTTGGAATAGAAAGCTTGAATCCCACATAGATTCAATAAAGAGCCTTTAAAGGCTTTATATAGCAAAACACTTTGGTAGTGTCCAAATGTGTTACTAgtgttatgctccaccacctacgtgcgcgcaggggggggtgcaaattgtgggatttcgaggggagtttcgtggcttcgcaagcctcgggcttttccgcgtgtgcgacctgcggacacgaatgcagcaaaatctgggcccgaagaattacggacttttccactgggcttgggctcaattaaattgacagaaattaatttcggattaattgtttggttttaaattaattcgatttgatttcggatttaatttataaccgcgtaaattaattaaacgcgttttaattaattgtgaagCGTAGCGCACAAGCCTTGCATcgcctatatatattcattatagcTTAGGGTTTTAGATATACGAAAAATATATAGCCTCTCCCgcacccaaaaccctagccgcgTCTGTGATAGTTTCAGACCTTGTTCTTGTTCGTCGAAGGTGCTTGCTGCATCGTTcatccgttttatcctgggaggcgatcgttcatcgcacacggtgagggcgaaatacgctttaaggagacag of Daucus carota subsp. sativus chromosome 3, DH1 v3.0, whole genome shotgun sequence contains these proteins:
- the LOC108213067 gene encoding peroxiredoxin-2, translated to MAPIAVGASIPDGTLAYFDEYDQLQEVSVHSLAAGKKVVLFGVPGAFTPTCSVKHVPGFIEKAEEFKAKGVSEILLISVNDPFVMKAWAKTYPDTKFVKFLADGSGKYTHALGLELDLTEKGLGVRSRRFAAVVDDLKVQTINIEAGGEFTVSGAEDLLKTL